The following proteins come from a genomic window of Sorghum bicolor cultivar BTx623 chromosome 3, Sorghum_bicolor_NCBIv3, whole genome shotgun sequence:
- the LOC110433950 gene encoding uncharacterized protein LOC110433950 yields the protein MNWRSHRLTSAPSARPPSRSSTRSSQLVGCACSSADESENRAAHHLARRARWLRLLVHTPPRPTRLQHRRRSRARLTAAALLTARAGACRTGVLARAPTTARGRAHWSARRTELHFERPRPAPPCGDRKNGKGASGKTNLRPDRKQFKRHRKEARTTQPLSRGMAMESGSNRQRRALLCSSPQLLMKLTSREGDAAS from the exons atgaattggAGAAGCCATCGCCTCACCTCCGCCCCTTCCGCTCGCCCCCCCTCTAGATCCTCCACACGCTCGTCGCAGCTCGTCGGCTGCGCCTGCTCATCCGCAGATGAATCAGAGAACCGCGCTGCTCACCACCTCGCTCGCCGTGCTCGTTGGCTGCGCCTGCTCGTCCACACTCCTCCCCGCCCAACACGGCTGCAGCACAGGCGGCGCAGCCGCGCCCgcttgacggcggcggcgctgctgacCGCGAGGGCGGGGGCGTGCCGCACGGGCGTCCTCGCTCGCGCACCTACTACTGCCCGCGGTAGAGCCCACTGGAGTGCTAGGCGCACGGAGCTGCACTTCGAACGCCCGCGCCCAGCACCGCCGTGCGGCGACAGGAAGAATGGGAAGGGCGCCAGCGGGAAGACCAACCTGCGCCCCGACCGAAAGCAGTTCAAAAGGCACCGCAAGGAGGCAAGGACGACGCAGCCGCTGAGCAGGGGGATGGCGATGGAGAGCGGCAGCAATCGACAGCGTCGGGCTCTACTGTGCTCCTCGCCGCAGCTTCTGATGAAGCTGACTTCCCGAGAG GGGGACGCAGcctcctga